The DNA region GTTGTGAAGGTGCAAAGTAGCTCACGTTGGGATCGTGGTGGTTAAGTCGCGTGGGCTGGGTAGTGGCTATCACACGGTGGTTTTGTTCTGGACAGGTAGGTTTCGTGTTGTGGATGTACTCGGTTGGGCTTCCGTGGGGGAAAAAGGCAGCGGTGCTCTACTGTAATGGAGGCTTATCACGGCGTGGAGGTGCAGTAGGCTATAAGAGAAGTGGCTGCAGCAACTACATGAAAGAGACCTTCCATTGAAACACGAGGATGCGGAAACCCTATCTTGGAAAACTATCAACAtgcagattatatatatatatatatatatatatgtaatacatATCTGTGAAGATGCATCTTGGTTATCTTGGGCTTGGGTTTTGGGCGTGCTAGACTTGGCCTTTTTTCTGAGTTTTGAGCCTCGACTCAATAATACATTCTGCCACTAAAAATATTTCGGCCCAAAACTAAAAAAACGATTCTACCTATtcataaaaactaattaaatgattttattctaattatcaGGCCCAATCAAAATACAGatctcattaaaataaaattttaaaccaaTAACCTATTCTAAAAATTAATCGTAAATCTCAAGTGAGCTTTTCATGCTTATAAacccaaatatttttaaaagggCTTGGTACTGGACCTTTTTTGGGTAGGCGGAAAGGATTTCAAGACTTCCAAACTTctgttgaaataaaaatacactCATTGTATGCTTTCATCTTTTGTTCTCttttattgtgttttgtttttatcttgGTTGCAATCTCATGATAGATTATGATATGTGATGtagaatttatgaaaaaatcatatatatatatatatattcgttccatatactattaattattaatatccaaACAAGGAACTCTTATTTCATTTCCTTCTTATGAAACTCTCAaacaagaaaaacattaaaatattctaaaattattttattttttccattccATTCTTTCCTCCCAAACAAGCTGTAACACTCTCATATCAACAtcaatcaacatatatataacaacAACCAGAAATTTCATCCCAGAAATGTCTAATGTTGCAACATGTAACGATCGAACAGTACTACTGCGCACAATATTAAACACACCAACAATATTAAAACTAGTACAATTGAAAGGTCTGACAAACAAAGTGGTAACATATTAATATCGTTTCAACTTTAGTACGAGTTCCATTCGGCAGATCGAATACATATATTGCAATTATTTCTAACTTGATCAAGTGGAGCTGCTCGATTGTTTAAGTTTTGTGATCTTTGCAATGATGGGATCATAGATTTCTTGTTGATTCCTTTTCAGATGTGTATTGATCTGTTCTATATCTGACTGCGGATTCTGAACGTACTCTAACCACCCATTCAAATGGCCATTAATGGCATATTCAATCTCCTTCTTAAATGCAGGCTCAAGCTTGGGACGAATTGTTTTATCCTCCAAAGCATTTTTCATCTCGGAGACATAACCCTCCAAAATTTTCTTAGCCTTGGCTCTCACTTCCTTGTCGTTGGTTTTCTCCTTAATAGAAACCTCCACTACGGCAGAAGGCACCTTGATTTCAAGATTCCCATAAGTGATGGTGTTCGTAGACTTGTTATCAGAACCTTCattgatgagataagataagataaatctATCATATGTtagaattttatgaaaatatgttaaaaatttaacATTGGACTTTTCAACACAGAGATGAGACATGACATTCTTAAAATTCTCAAACTTTttcaatcataatttttttttcaaaaattactcaacacaaaacattttttaattttaaatcttcagAATTTTCGTCTAATGATCACCTAATCATTATTCAGacacaaaaatcaaaacaaattttaaaaactccaaaataaaacacaaattaatataactttttcaaacttaaaaaaatattaaaaaaatttattcgaacagttttttaactttatagtatttttatttaaatttttcttactcatttatcaaaattcaataaaacattttaattctaataattttacttttatttacaaaattctgaGATATTTCAAGTGTCCAAATGAACCCTTAGTACTCTTTACCTAATATtcttaaaattcttaaaacttctcgtaatttccttttcaaatacCATTCAAATACGAAACACTTTaggatatttttattcaattttttttaactctcttctctcaaaactcaataaaaacatcttattaattcaaaccatgATATGCTCCAAGTGTCCAAACGGGCCCTTACTCTCTATCATATATAACCAAATCTGATTCTTCCGCTAGGCAACCTAGGCAGCCGCTAAGGCCCTTAGCTAGTGGAAGAaagctttcaaataaaatcttcCAATCTTTCTTAAGGGGGTAAAAGAAAGCTACAGTTAAGATAAATTGATTAAGATGTTGTTTGGATatagttgagataaaagttaaataaaatattattataatattattatttttttacattattattattttagaatttgaaaaattgaattgtttattatattttgtatgaaaatttagaaaaattataattatgagatgagataaaatacttCTTGTATCTAAAGTAGACCTAAGTCAATGGGAGAATATCAAACTTTTATGGATCGTATGTAATTGATAatatctttaattaattttttatatttctctcttctttcttctaaaCACGGATCTTTTCTTGTTATATATCTTCCTATAATTGCatggattttttgtttttatggtatTATTGAAATCTCACATGAGTTAATCTTACTAGAAAAGTACTCATGCATGTAAGACAttagcattattattattattttttgttttgaccccacttttcttaaaaacaaaacaaaaatgaagaaaattagcATGAGCTTTTTTCTTTGTATGagtttcttttataattatgtttctaaataaatatgttattgttataattataaacCCATTATACATAACTGCTTCTAAAAAGCCATttgcaaaattaaatttaataaaatcctAGTACGTACATAGATCAACAATATTAATGTCTCAACATAGAAGATGATGtactataaaatcttaaattttcttttctttgcaaaaacgatagaaatgatatttaaaagttaaatttatttagaaaattgcttataaCTGAtcgaaaagaagaaagagagagaaattacCAGGATTCATGGCAACCTGCAGGTTCTTGGCGTCAACACCTATCTTGAAGCGCTGCATATCACATGAGAGGATGCAACACACGATGGCGTCGTTCTATGCCCTTTATAGAGTTTGTTTCCAGCTTGATGACGGACCGAGTACAGATCACGACACACGTCATCTGTAGACTACTGTTACAAGTCAATGTATGAGTGATCAATTGCAACACGTTTATCTGAAATGAAGATTCCATTCATTTTGATATGATCCAATATTGATGGAAAATACATAGCCAAATCAGACACTGCATTGAATGTACGGCAGACAGCCAAATTAATGTTAGCTGGGAAATGCTAGTCGTCCCCAAGTCATGCcgatatatatacaaaatatacaATGGTAGTATAAGTCATTGTTCAATTCAATTGCAACGCGTTTATCTGAAATAAAGATTCCATTCATTTTGATACGGACAATGTGAACATATGAACAATTCAATTGCAACGCGTTTATCTGAAATAAAGATTCCATTCATTTTGATACGGACAATGTGAACATATGAACAATTCAATTGCAACGCGTTTATCTGAAATAAAGATTCCATTCATTTTGATACGGACAATGTGAACATATCCAAGTCAATGTGTCCACGAGCCACCAACACaaccaatattttttattgggaAATGTTAAGTTGTCCTTTGTCAGACGGTGTGTTGGTGACTTGGAAGTTGAATGTCTTTAATAAAGTATtactaagaatataaaaataagatgaaaattttaaatttaaaataaaaatttaaaatattattttttaatattattattattttaaaattaaaaaaattaaatcaaaatttaaaaaaattaaattatttattatatttttttataaaaatttaaaaaaattataataataagataaaataaaaaaaataatataaaaattttatatgtcgACTTACTTTCAAACCAAGTCGTTCCCAATCAATCCCTATCTCAGGGCACAATCTTATCCTCCAGTCGGCTATTGTAGACGTCCAGAACGATCACAAAAGTCTTGTGACAAGACTATTAAAGTAGAGTAGAAAGATCGAAGACGCGGGGGGGtctttacatatatttatatatatatatatatatatatatatcactccccttttatatattatatatttggtcCTACTGCCCGCCCGGCATTTCCTATCTATCTTGTAAGCACTAGGAAACTTGGTGAGCAAGACTTGAGTGTGAGAGTGATAGAGATCCgtttatatatattaggtaaaaatctcaaataaataaatattttataaaataataagtcttattaatgaaaattaatttttttacacagacttgtataatatt from Carya illinoinensis cultivar Pawnee chromosome 6, C.illinoinensisPawnee_v1, whole genome shotgun sequence includes:
- the LOC122312416 gene encoding uncharacterized protein LOC122312416, which gives rise to MQRFKIGVDAKNLQVAMNPGSDNKSTNTITYGNLEIKVPSAVVEVSIKEKTNDKEVRAKAKKILEGYVSEMKNALEDKTIRPKLEPAFKKEIEYAINGHLNGWLEYVQNPQSDIEQINTHLKRNQQEIYDPIIAKITKLKQSSSST